The genomic window ATCGAAGAAAGCCTGTTCCGCGGGCTCAAGTGGGTGGTGTTCGAACCCAACGACGAACCGCTGTGGGCGCAGATCCGCCTCAACGTCGGCGCGTTCATGCACAACCTGTTCCGCCAGGGCGCGTTCCAGGGCAGCTCGCCGCGCGACGCCTACTTCGTGCGCTGCGACAAGGACACCACCACCCAGAACGACATCGACCTGGGCGTGGTCAACGTCGTGGTCGGCTTCGCGCC from Salifodinibacter halophilus includes these protein-coding regions:
- a CDS encoding phage tail sheath family protein; this translates as IEESLFRGLKWVVFEPNDEPLWAQIRLNVGAFMHNLFRQGAFQGSSPRDAYFVRCDKDTTTQNDIDLGVVNVVVGFAP